A single region of the Pristis pectinata isolate sPriPec2 chromosome 23, sPriPec2.1.pri, whole genome shotgun sequence genome encodes:
- the LOC127582106 gene encoding probable galactarate/D-glucarate transporter GarP isoform X2: MAGPVFVLIFTFAGIFIGFVADSVNRKHFLSASLFLWSLMTFLMGFAKRYWHLVLLRFGQGISEAGCTPFAISLIVDYFPKAIRGSAIGFYNWGIYAGYSLSYAVGNYVTRANILGQGWRWTFFLSAIPGFIVSAILLLTVREVPSRKGRDDDPLRTTTRSLGLRQKLLQGLRPFLTPSLLLFSLAGSVRNAGGYVWAYNTQVYFNLYYSGVDVGRWLSWIPLVGGCIGAVTGGFIADQLVKRRGLYARVWVLVFSQVAAAPFVAGALWLKPPYAFLSLIPANIIGEMGIGVALTIVVELVSPTVRTPVVAIYIFIISNIGGNAPLLVTPLTRRWNLRLALLVLCPGMYIAGSLLFLLSLIVMRWEQKKVSEEESRPLLGFESLDLDHGLIGDLELHDDS, translated from the exons GGATTTTCATTGGATTCGTGGCTGATTCTGTGAATCGGAAGCATTTCCTGTCAGCCAGTCTCTTCCTCTGGAGTCTCATGACGTTTCTGATGGGATTCGCCAAGCGTTACTGGCACCTGGTGCTGCTGCGTTTTGGGCAAGGGATCAG TGAGGCTGGATGCACACCGTTTGCAATCAGTCTGATTGTGGATTACTTCCCAAAGGCGATTCGAGGCTCAGCCATTGGTTTCTATAACTGGGGGATCTACGCTGGCTACAGTCTATCATATGCTGTCGGGAACTATGTCACGAGGGCCAACATTCTGGGACAG GGCTGGAGATGGACCTTCTTCCTCAGCGCCATCCCAGGGTTCATCGTTAGCGCCATCCTGCTACTGACTGTTCGGGAAGTTCCATccaggaagggaagagatgacgATCCACTCCGTACCACAACACGAAGCCTCGGCCTCAGGCAGAAACTGTTGCAGGGTCTGCGGCCGTTCCTGACACCCTCGCTCCTGCTCTTCTCTCTCGCTGGCTCAGTCAGGAATGCAG GAGGGTACGTTTGGGCCTACAATACCCAAGTGTATTTCAATCTGTACTATAGTGGTGTGGATGTGGGCCGCTGGTTGTCATGGATACCGCTAGTCGGGGGCTGCATTGGAGCTGTTACTGGAGGGTTTATTGCGGATCAATTAGTCAAAAGAAGAGGCTTGTACGCACGTGTATGGGTCTTGGTCTTCAGTCAG GTAGCAGCAGCTCCCTTTGTCGCTGGAGCCCTCTGGCTGAAGCCCCCGTATGCCTTCCTCTCTTTAATCCCAGCCAATATAATTG GTGAGATGGGGATCGGGGTCGCACTGACTATTGTTGTGGAGCTGGTTTCACCCACAGTTCGCACTCCTGTTGTGGCCATCTACATCTTCATCATTTCCAATATTGGTGGCAATGCCCCATTGCTGGTCACTCCACTAACCAGGCGTTGGAACCTGCGGCTTGCCTTGCTGGTCCTGTGCCCTGGCATGTACATCGCTG GGTCCTTGCTCTTCCTTCTTTCCCTCATTGTAATGCGCTGGGAACAGAAGAAGGTCTCTGAGGAGGAATCACGCCCGCTGTTGGGATTTGAGAGTTTGGACCTCGACCATGGGTTAATAGGGGATTTGGAGCTTCACGACGACAGCTGA